GCTGCAACCGTGGCACTGCCTGTGGCCGGATCCTCGATCAGGCCGCTTGATCCCGAGAAGAACATCCGCGCCTGCAGATCGCAGGGCGCCTCCGCGGCCGGGACGTCGCGGGTGTAGAAATACGTGGAGAACGCACCGTCGCGCGGGAAGAAGCGGCCGAACGCCGCCGCATCCGGCTTTGCCCGCCGCACCGCATCGCGCGATGCGACCTCGAAGACCAGGAATGGAGTTCCGACACCAACCACCTGCGGTGCCTGACGATCCGTCCTGACGTCGTCTGCCGTGAGCGAGATGAGGCTCGCGACCTCCCAGGCGGAGAATTGCGCCAGCCGCGACAGCGGCTGCGGCGCGGTCAGCTCGGTGGCAACCACCCTGCCGCCGTCTCGCGTGATGTCGACCGGCACCAGCCCCGCCTTCTCCTCGAACACCAGACGCGGCTTCGGCTCCTTGGCAAGCTGCGCCAGCACGAAGGCCGTACCGACGTTGGGATGCCCGGCGAACGGCAGCTCCCTGACCGGCGTGAAGATGCGAACGTTGGCGTCGTTGGCCTTGTCCTGCGGCGGCAGCACGAAGGTCGTCTCGGAATAGTTGAACTCGGTTGCGATCGCCTGCATCTGTGCGGTCGACAGCCCCTCGGCGTCGAGCACCACGGCGAGCGGATTGCCGCCGAAGGCGCGGTCGGTGAAAACGTCGACAGTGATATAGCGCCGCTGCATCTTGCGTGTCCTTGTGCTCCGGTCATCTGCGACCGATGGCGTCATCGTAGCATAGCCGCAACGACGCCCGTCAGAGCACTCGGTACAATCGCGCGCGCCTTGTTTGAGCATGATCCTCTTCGGAAAAACCGCTTCGCACTTTTCCGGATCATGCCTAGAACCGAAACAATTCCCGCGGCGATGCGAGCACGCGCGCGCGTTCATCGGCATCGGTGACGAGCTCGTCGAGGAA
The window above is part of the Bradyrhizobium sp. PSBB068 genome. Proteins encoded here:
- a CDS encoding PhzF family phenazine biosynthesis protein, whose protein sequence is MQRRYITVDVFTDRAFGGNPLAVVLDAEGLSTAQMQAIATEFNYSETTFVLPPQDKANDANVRIFTPVRELPFAGHPNVGTAFVLAQLAKEPKPRLVFEEKAGLVPVDITRDGGRVVATELTAPQPLSRLAQFSAWEVASLISLTADDVRTDRQAPQVVGVGTPFLVFEVASRDAVRRAKPDAAAFGRFFPRDGAFSTYFYTRDVPAAEAPCDLQARMFFSGSSGLIEDPATGSATVAAAALLAALDPLRDGVLKLTVGQGFDMGRPSLLLTRVRKQDGANISAHVGGACVQMMQGTLRLEGEG